From Alloacidobacterium dinghuense:
TTCCCATCAAGGTTGTCTATTTGGGCCATCGTTATGGCAGTGCTCTGGTCGTTCGCAAAAACGGACCTGTAAAGAATTTCACTGACTTGCGCGGCCGCACTGTCGCCATTCCCAGCCGATTTTCTGACGAGCGCCTGATCTTGTTTCGCGCGATGAAGGTTTGGGGCATGAAGCCGGGAGATATCAAGATGGTGGAAATGGCCCCGCCAGATGTGTCCGGCGCGCTTGCTGCTGGCGCGATCGATGGCTTCGTCATGGGCGAGCCTTTCCCATCGCAGGCTGAACTGGGAGGCTTCGGCCGAGTTCTTTTCCAGGCGCGTGATTACTGGCCGGACTACATGTCGTGCATTCTGGTTGTGCGTCAGGACCTGATCGATAAGCGGCCCGAAGCAGTGCAGGTATTGGTAGACGGGATTGCCCGATCCGGTCTGTGGCTCGACAAAGGCAAGCCTTACCGCGAAGACGCTGCCGATTTCGTAGGCCGCTATTACTACAATCAAAAACCGGCGCTGCTGCGCTGGGCGCTTACGCATCCGCTGGACAGGGTTGTGTACAGTCAGCTTTCGCCACGCAAAGCCGATTTCGATATGGTTCGCGATCTGATGATCGAAACCGGCGTTCTGAATAAAAAGATCGATTTCTCCGAGTACACCGATACTCGCTTCTCTGACAATGCGAGTATCCAGACCGCATGGAAGTATCAACCCGGCATCGCAACAGCCAAGTAGATATCCAGGAGAAACAGAATGTTACGCAGACGATTCATTCAGCTTATGACTGTTGCAGGGGCCACCAGCCTGACGACGATCACACCATTGGAGGCAGCCGATACCAACACCATCACTTATAAGGTGAAGGGGTTCACCTGCGTCACATGCGCTGTTGGGCTTGAAACATTGCTGCGCCAACAAAAGGGTGTCCTGTGGGTCAAGGCCAGCTATCCCGACGCTTCCGCAACGATCAAGTACCAGCCAGCCACGGTCACGGAAGATCGACTGAAGGCATTCATAGCAGAGATCGGCTTCACTGCAGAGCCAGAGCATCGAAGCTGAGATTCGGCTTCAGAACTTGTTTCGAGAACATAGCGCAATACAACTTCAGTCGAATAAGTCAGGTAGAACATGTCGCAGAATACAAACTACGTGGAGACTGCAAAGAATCTAGCCAACTGCCTCGATTTGCAGCAACCTCCGATTGCCATTTGTTTCGCAGATTCTGTGCCAGACGGAATCGATAAGCATCAGGGTCGCGTTCCCGCCGGATGCCGCTTCTGGCAGGACGCTGCGACCGAAGCTTTCGCAACGTCGTCTGGGGACCATGAGCTTTGTGCGATTGGCGTCTACACCCATCACCTGCAACCATCTCCGGCACAGCAAACTGATTTGATGGATGCTCTCAAGGTCTTTGCCCAGCTTGGCTACGTTCGTGAAGAAGACCTGCCAATGATTCCGGCCCTGGAGACGCAGCCTTCCCATGTCATCTACGCGCCCTTGTCTGAAACAGCGCTGTCTCCAGATGTCGTCCTGCTCTTCGTCAATGCAAACCAGACGCTTATCCTCTCAGAAGCAGCGCAGCAAGTGGAACATCAGAACGCTCCCGCAATGGGACGTCCAGCATGCGCCATCGTGCCTCAAGTCATGAATACCGGGCGCGCGGCATTGAGCCTTGGCTGCTGTGGTGCTCGAGCTTACCTTGATACCCTGACCGATGATGTTGCCATCTTTGCAATTCCCGGCGCAAAGCTGAACGCCTACACAGAGCGCATTGAAGCGCTCGCCAGCGCCAATGCAGTGCTGTCCAGATTCCATCAGATCCGGCGCCGCGATGTGAACGCAGG
This genomic window contains:
- a CDS encoding ABC transporter substrate-binding protein; this translates as MLITALHCYLNVNWGAVLNDFRPPGKRKVVVAYIPVTCQLTCPVTDYISKFSENGEIFFPRMFQGFPEIKEALISNKVQAAFVVAPLAIALVSQGVPIKVVYLGHRYGSALVVRKNGPVKNFTDLRGRTVAIPSRFSDERLILFRAMKVWGMKPGDIKMVEMAPPDVSGALAAGAIDGFVMGEPFPSQAELGGFGRVLFQARDYWPDYMSCILVVRQDLIDKRPEAVQVLVDGIARSGLWLDKGKPYREDAADFVGRYYYNQKPALLRWALTHPLDRVVYSQLSPRKADFDMVRDLMIETGVLNKKIDFSEYTDTRFSDNASIQTAWKYQPGIATAK
- a CDS encoding heavy-metal-associated domain-containing protein; translated protein: MLRRRFIQLMTVAGATSLTTITPLEAADTNTITYKVKGFTCVTCAVGLETLLRQQKGVLWVKASYPDASATIKYQPATVTEDRLKAFIAEIGFTAEPEHRS
- a CDS encoding DUF169 domain-containing protein; this encodes MSQNTNYVETAKNLANCLDLQQPPIAICFADSVPDGIDKHQGRVPAGCRFWQDAATEAFATSSGDHELCAIGVYTHHLQPSPAQQTDLMDALKVFAQLGYVREEDLPMIPALETQPSHVIYAPLSETALSPDVVLLFVNANQTLILSEAAQQVEHQNAPAMGRPACAIVPQVMNTGRAALSLGCCGARAYLDTLTDDVAIFAIPGAKLNAYTERIEALASANAVLSRFHQIRRRDVNAGLAPSIQDSLRAMESA